The Virgibacillus dokdonensis genome includes a window with the following:
- a CDS encoding immunity 22 family protein, with product MEKQGWVSIWLGNISDEDSIEEYVDLTYDEDGESVPSQFFIDFNIDMDEIDEDTIEKAVYKNGSQDISTLLEGCSYEEIIIPKIKKSMNLKGVYNAVILIYNFEYNNEISSAGVFDFIAATNYE from the coding sequence ATGGAAAAACAAGGATGGGTTTCTATTTGGTTAGGGAATATTAGTGATGAAGATTCTATAGAAGAGTATGTAGATTTAACGTATGATGAGGATGGCGAATCTGTCCCTTCCCAATTCTTTATCGATTTTAATATTGATATGGACGAAATAGATGAGGATACTATAGAAAAAGCTGTCTATAAAAATGGTAGTCAGGATATTTCCACATTATTAGAGGGATGTTCGTATGAAGAAATTATTATTCCGAAAATCAAGAAAAGTATGAACTTAAAGGGAGTATATAATGCAGTAATTTTAATATATAATTTTGAATATAACAATGAAATTAGCTCAGCTGGTGTTTTTGATTTTATAGCAGCTACAAATTATGAGTAA
- a CDS encoding YdiK family protein, which yields MKISPKTMGIIYLIMGAFFTYVAILSVDETMWNITTMVLALFATLETGVGIRLIAIHIRQKRNNKT from the coding sequence ATGAAGATTTCTCCCAAAACAATGGGAATTATCTACCTTATTATGGGAGCATTTTTCACTTATGTTGCTATTTTAAGTGTAGACGAAACAATGTGGAATATAACAACAATGGTGTTAGCATTATTCGCCACACTGGAGACAGGTGTAGGCATCCGCTTAATCGCCATTCATATTCGACAAAAACGCAACAATAAAACATAA
- a CDS encoding redox-sensing transcriptional repressor Rex — MEQNKIPQATAKRLPLYYRFINNLNHQGKKRVSSKELSDAVKVDSATIRRDFSYFGALGKKGYGYNVEYLLEFFRKTLDQDETTEVALIGVGNLGTAFLHYNFMKNNNIAIKMAFDSNPEKVGTMVSDVPVYHIEELEDRLGDIKVAILTIPGSEAQPMADHLVNRGVEGILNFTPARITVPKHIRVHHIDLAVELQALVYFLKHYPLITEDEEEEVPMD; from the coding sequence ATGGAGCAAAATAAAATACCTCAAGCGACTGCTAAAAGATTACCTTTATATTATCGATTCATAAATAATTTAAATCATCAAGGGAAAAAGCGTGTTTCTTCTAAAGAATTAAGTGATGCGGTAAAAGTAGATTCAGCTACCATTCGCCGAGATTTTTCCTATTTTGGCGCTCTAGGTAAAAAAGGGTACGGTTATAATGTGGAGTATTTGCTTGAATTTTTTCGGAAAACATTAGATCAAGATGAAACAACAGAGGTTGCACTAATAGGCGTTGGGAATTTAGGTACTGCATTTTTACATTATAATTTTATGAAGAATAATAATATTGCGATTAAAATGGCATTTGATAGTAACCCTGAAAAAGTCGGCACGATGGTTAGTGATGTACCTGTTTATCATATAGAGGAATTAGAGGATAGATTGGGTGATATTAAAGTGGCCATATTGACTATTCCTGGAAGTGAGGCACAACCTATGGCTGATCATTTGGTTAATAGGGGAGTGGAAGGGATACTCAATTTCACGCCAGCAAGAATAACTGTACCAAAGCATATCCGCGTACATCATATCGATCTAGCTGTGGAGTTACAAGCATTAGTTTATTTCTTAAAACATTATCCTCTAATTACAGAGGATGAAGAAGAGGAAGTACCCATGGATTGA
- a CDS encoding CPBP family intramembrane glutamic endopeptidase: MPKRYWWVIISYIITQFSVILTGSIVYTAFPVSKLEASIYGGVISFLLGLIVVLLLMRPDLKQGLQQRDGASIWGIITWSILGTFMAIFSQGIANFIQIMLLGIEPGSENTQGIMAMARAVPLFVIIPVLTAPILEEIIFRKIIFGNLYKRTNFFIAALISAALFAIIHGEPQHILVYGTMGLVFAYLYVETKRIIVPIFAHMAMNGLVVIAQYNLDPAEIEKQLNELQTVLLS, from the coding sequence TTGCCAAAAAGATATTGGTGGGTTATTATTAGCTACATTATTACACAATTTTCGGTTATATTAACTGGGAGTATCGTCTATACCGCATTTCCTGTTTCCAAATTAGAGGCATCCATTTATGGAGGGGTAATTAGTTTTCTATTAGGTCTTATTGTTGTACTACTATTAATGCGACCCGACTTGAAACAAGGATTACAACAGCGCGACGGTGCATCAATTTGGGGTATCATTACTTGGTCTATTTTAGGTACATTTATGGCTATATTTAGCCAAGGCATCGCAAATTTCATTCAGATAATGCTTCTAGGAATCGAACCCGGTTCAGAAAATACACAAGGAATAATGGCAATGGCTCGTGCTGTTCCTTTGTTTGTAATTATTCCAGTTTTGACTGCTCCTATTTTAGAAGAAATTATTTTTCGCAAAATTATATTTGGAAATCTATATAAACGAACGAATTTCTTTATTGCAGCGCTCATATCTGCGGCTCTTTTCGCGATTATTCATGGCGAACCACAACATATTTTAGTTTACGGAACAATGGGGCTTGTATTTGCTTACTTGTATGTGGAAACGAAACGAATTATCGTACCCATATTTGCTCACATGGCTATGAATGGACTAGTTGTTATTGCGCAATACAATCTTGATCCTGCAGAGATAGAAAAGCAACTAAACGAGCTACAAACCGTCCTTTTATCATAA
- the groES gene encoding co-chaperone GroES, giving the protein MIKPLGDRVVIELVEQEEKTASGIVLPDSAQEKPQEGTVVAVGSGRVTEKNEKVALEVAEGDRIIFSKFAGTEVKYEGKEYLILRENDILAVVS; this is encoded by the coding sequence ATGATTAAACCACTAGGAGATCGCGTTGTTATCGAGCTTGTTGAACAAGAAGAAAAAACTGCAAGCGGTATCGTACTTCCTGACTCTGCACAGGAGAAACCACAGGAAGGTACAGTAGTTGCAGTTGGTTCTGGGCGTGTAACAGAAAAAAATGAAAAGGTTGCCTTAGAAGTGGCTGAAGGAGACCGTATCATCTTTTCAAAATTTGCCGGTACGGAAGTGAAATACGAAGGCAAAGAATACTTAATTCTTCGTGAAAATGACATCCTGGCTGTAGTAAGCTAA
- a CDS encoding DUF418 domain-containing protein yields MKPIIKKDRINVIDLIRGFALIGLPFVNVLAFWSSNINLSGTQEDILVQRFLYIFVEGRFYTIFSFLFGLGIWIFLSRAKEKNDRPYALFIRRMLILGIAGGIHQVINPGEALLIYAILGLPVVFFDKFPKHINLILGIAGVITGSFFGAKLLMTLPLMMLGLAFGQYRVIESYIKKRKTWMIVAVLSFVATIISVAFLWQKAPVDGLVSNMDGVELTEAQVSSNRDFYDFADLSFTFTPFFSVFYVSFLVLLEPLARKLLSPLNSFGRMAFTNYIGQSVILVIIAMFIPTGTVVSYITATITCVLVVIAQIIISAFWLRYFKYGPLEWLWRCGTYEKWLSIRK; encoded by the coding sequence ATGAAACCAATAATAAAGAAGGATCGAATTAATGTCATTGACTTAATTAGGGGGTTTGCCTTAATTGGACTTCCTTTTGTTAATGTGCTTGCATTTTGGAGTTCAAACATAAACTTATCAGGAACGCAGGAGGATATTTTGGTTCAGCGTTTCTTATATATATTTGTTGAAGGACGTTTTTACACTATATTTTCCTTTCTGTTTGGATTAGGGATTTGGATTTTTTTATCGAGGGCTAAAGAAAAGAACGATCGACCATATGCTCTTTTTATTCGACGTATGTTAATCCTTGGTATAGCAGGAGGAATACATCAAGTAATAAACCCTGGTGAAGCTTTATTGATTTATGCAATTTTAGGATTGCCTGTTGTTTTCTTTGATAAGTTTCCAAAACATATTAATTTAATTTTAGGTATAGCAGGTGTTATTACAGGGAGCTTTTTTGGAGCAAAATTGCTTATGACTTTACCTTTAATGATGCTAGGTCTAGCGTTTGGACAATATCGTGTAATTGAGTCTTATATTAAAAAACGAAAAACGTGGATGATAGTTGCTGTTCTTTCATTTGTTGCAACTATTATTTCAGTCGCTTTTCTTTGGCAAAAAGCTCCTGTTGATGGGTTAGTAAGTAATATGGATGGCGTTGAATTAACCGAAGCACAAGTATCATCAAATCGTGATTTTTATGACTTTGCGGACTTGTCTTTTACTTTCACACCATTTTTCTCTGTTTTTTATGTTAGCTTTCTTGTTTTGCTTGAGCCTTTAGCAAGGAAATTGTTATCACCATTGAACTCCTTTGGACGAATGGCGTTTACAAATTATATAGGTCAATCTGTTATATTGGTTATTATTGCAATGTTTATTCCAACTGGTACAGTAGTTTCATATATCACCGCAACAATTACGTGTGTACTTGTAGTGATAGCGCAGATCATTATTTCTGCATTTTGGCTTAGGTATTTTAAGTATGGTCCGTTAGAGTGGCTTTGGCGATGCGGAACTTATGAGAAATGGCTCTCAATACGAAAATAA
- a CDS encoding ABC-F family ATP-binding cassette domain-containing protein has protein sequence MIRMQMNGLSKSFGADEILSNIKLEVKDHDRIAIVGRNGSGKSTLLKIMAGELSYDQGELFMPKDLTLGYLAQHTALESEKTIWQEMLTVFPELTKQEKQLRIIEEKMEQATSYTSEAYEKLLHDYDRLRHAYEQNGGYTYEADIKAVLTGLNFHLFDYDTPIQTLSGGQKTRLSLGKLLLKKPQLLILDEPTNHLDIATLNWLESYINSYPGAIVVVSHDRYFLDKTVSIVYEIARHQTKRYVGTYSKYLEQKALDFEREWKEYEKQQTEIKKMEDFIQRNIVRASTTKRAQSRRKQLDKMDKIDKPLGDEASASFSFQVSRRSGNDVLKIDNLLFRYPNEEENLFQNVHLQINRGESVALVGPNGVGKTTLLKIVLGKLKAIQGTVQLGTNVQIGYYDQEQANLNSSKTVLMELWDDYPTTNEKDIRTVLGNFLFSGEDVLKPVNALSGGEKARLALAKLMMQQANFLILDEPTNHLDIDSKEVLEAALIDFPGTILFVSHDRYFINKIADQVVEMQKVKTTIYLGDYDYYLEKKAEEAELKRLNESSNQSEQAPASERKRHFERDKQLQREQRKKKRRIEELETEIEQLENDIEQLESQMELPEIFQDHEKALELSEEVNRRKQKVNLFMEEWADLLED, from the coding sequence ATGATACGAATGCAAATGAACGGTCTTTCAAAATCATTTGGTGCTGATGAAATTTTATCAAATATAAAGCTAGAAGTAAAAGACCATGATCGAATAGCTATCGTGGGAAGAAATGGCTCCGGAAAATCAACATTATTAAAAATAATGGCAGGGGAACTAAGTTATGACCAAGGTGAATTATTTATGCCTAAAGACCTTACTTTGGGTTACCTAGCTCAACATACTGCACTAGAGTCTGAAAAAACAATTTGGCAGGAGATGCTTACTGTTTTCCCTGAATTAACGAAACAAGAAAAACAACTGCGAATAATTGAAGAAAAGATGGAACAGGCAACAAGTTATACTTCTGAAGCCTATGAAAAACTATTGCATGATTATGACCGTTTACGTCACGCTTATGAACAAAATGGCGGATATACATATGAAGCGGATATAAAAGCGGTATTAACAGGGTTGAATTTTCATTTGTTTGACTATGATACACCTATTCAAACGCTAAGCGGCGGTCAAAAAACACGACTTTCATTAGGAAAGCTGCTATTAAAAAAACCACAATTACTCATTTTAGATGAACCGACCAACCATTTAGATATTGCAACGTTAAATTGGCTAGAAAGCTACATAAATAGTTATCCTGGTGCGATAGTAGTCGTTTCCCACGATCGTTACTTTCTAGATAAAACGGTATCTATTGTGTATGAAATAGCTCGCCATCAAACAAAGCGTTATGTCGGAACATATAGCAAGTATTTAGAGCAAAAAGCGCTTGATTTCGAAAGAGAGTGGAAAGAATACGAAAAGCAACAGACTGAAATCAAGAAAATGGAAGACTTTATTCAACGTAATATTGTACGAGCTTCAACTACAAAACGAGCACAAAGCAGAAGGAAACAACTAGATAAAATGGATAAAATAGACAAACCATTAGGGGATGAAGCCTCTGCTTCTTTCTCGTTTCAAGTAAGCCGCCGGAGTGGCAACGATGTGTTGAAAATAGATAATTTATTATTTCGATATCCGAATGAAGAAGAAAATTTATTCCAAAATGTACATTTGCAAATCAATCGCGGAGAAAGCGTGGCTCTAGTTGGTCCAAACGGAGTTGGGAAAACGACGCTACTAAAAATTGTGTTGGGAAAATTAAAAGCGATCCAAGGGACTGTACAGCTCGGAACAAACGTACAAATCGGCTACTATGACCAAGAACAAGCAAACTTAAACTCTTCTAAAACCGTGTTAATGGAATTATGGGATGACTATCCAACCACAAATGAAAAAGATATTCGGACTGTTCTCGGTAATTTCTTGTTTTCTGGTGAAGATGTATTAAAGCCTGTAAATGCATTAAGTGGCGGTGAGAAAGCACGCCTGGCTTTAGCAAAATTAATGATGCAACAAGCTAATTTTCTAATTCTTGATGAACCAACCAACCATTTAGATATTGATAGTAAAGAAGTACTCGAAGCTGCCTTAATAGATTTTCCTGGTACGATTTTATTCGTTTCTCATGACCGTTACTTTATTAATAAGATTGCTGATCAAGTAGTTGAAATGCAAAAGGTGAAAACAACCATTTACCTTGGCGATTACGATTATTATTTAGAAAAAAAAGCGGAGGAAGCTGAATTAAAACGATTAAACGAATCATCCAATCAAAGTGAACAAGCTCCCGCTTCAGAAAGAAAACGCCATTTTGAACGCGATAAGCAATTACAGCGCGAGCAAAGAAAGAAAAAAAGACGAATTGAAGAACTTGAAACTGAAATTGAACAGTTAGAAAACGATATAGAGCAGCTAGAAAGTCAGATGGAGTTACCAGAAATCTTTCAAGACCATGAAAAAGCATTAGAATTGTCAGAAGAAGTCAATCGCCGTAAACAAAAAGTGAACCTCTTCATGGAAGAATGGGCAGACTTACTAGAAGATTAA
- a CDS encoding site-specific integrase produces the protein MVKKKKTVEDLENETDLPKYMEKEELAIFLKTAYKQGLHLDYPIFLTLAYTGIRIGELCTLKESDLQIKNSTHFLNITKTYYNPKNNIKQYELVTPKTKNSVRKIDLDEMVIKVLQELMEFNAKVKEEFADEYYDKGYMFVNTTTYLGYPIYPKVIEQRMKRLLKLANLKNKTISPHTLRHTHTSLLAEAGVSIERIMSL, from the coding sequence GTGGTCAAAAAGAAAAAGACTGTTGAGGATTTAGAGAACGAAACGGATTTACCTAAATACATGGAGAAAGAAGAACTAGCTATATTTTTAAAAACAGCATACAAACAGGGATTGCACTTAGATTATCCCATTTTCTTAACGTTAGCTTATACAGGAATACGTATTGGTGAATTATGCACACTGAAAGAATCAGATTTACAGATAAAGAACAGCACTCACTTTCTTAATATCACTAAGACTTACTATAATCCTAAAAATAACATCAAACAATATGAACTAGTGACACCCAAAACAAAGAACTCTGTGCGTAAAATTGATTTAGATGAAATGGTTATAAAAGTATTGCAAGAATTAATGGAGTTTAATGCGAAGGTCAAGGAAGAATTTGCAGATGAATACTATGATAAAGGGTATATGTTTGTAAATACAACAACTTATTTAGGCTATCCAATATATCCTAAAGTAATTGAGCAGCGTATGAAGAGGTTGCTTAAGTTAGCCAATCTAAAAAATAAAACAATTTCTCCCCACACACTTAGACATACTCACACATCTTTATTAGCAGAAGCTGGGGTATCGATTGAACGAATTATGTCACTCTGA
- the groL gene encoding chaperonin GroEL (60 kDa chaperone family; promotes refolding of misfolded polypeptides especially under stressful conditions; forms two stacked rings of heptamers to form a barrel-shaped 14mer; ends can be capped by GroES; misfolded proteins enter the barrel where they are refolded when GroES binds), translated as MAKEIKFSEEARRAMLRGVDTLADAVKVTLGPKGRNVVLDKKFGSPLITNDGVTIAKEIELEDQFENMGAQLVSEVASKTNDVAGDGTTTATVLAQSMIREGLKNVASGANPVGVRRGIEKAVEVAVNELKTISKPIESKESIAQVAAVSSDDAEVGNLISEAMERVGNDGVITIEESKGFNTELEVVEGMQFDRGYASPYMVTDQDKMEAVLEDPYILITDKKIGNIQEVLPVLEQVVQQGKPLLMIAEDVEGEALATLVVNKLRGTFNAVAVKAPGFGDRRKAMLEDIATLTGAEVITEDLGLDLKSATMDQLGRAAKVVVTKENTTIVEGSGNPEAISARVAQIRAQAEETTSEFDKEKLQERLAKLAGGVAVVKVGAATETELKERKLRIEDALNSTRAAVQEGIVAGGGTAFMNIYNKVTELNLEGDEATGANIVRRAMEEPVRQIAHNAGLEGSIIVERLKGEKVGVGYNAATGEWVDMVEAGIVDPTKVTRSALQNAASVAAMFLTTEAVVADKPEEDGGAGGGMPDMGGMGGMGGMM; from the coding sequence ATGGCTAAAGAAATTAAGTTTAGTGAAGAAGCACGTCGCGCAATGCTACGTGGTGTAGATACATTAGCGGATGCGGTAAAAGTTACATTAGGACCTAAAGGACGTAACGTTGTATTAGATAAAAAATTCGGTTCACCGCTTATTACGAATGATGGTGTTACGATTGCAAAAGAAATTGAGCTTGAAGATCAGTTTGAAAATATGGGTGCACAACTCGTATCTGAAGTTGCTTCTAAAACAAATGATGTTGCTGGTGACGGTACAACCACAGCAACTGTACTCGCTCAATCCATGATTCGTGAAGGGTTGAAAAACGTTGCTTCTGGAGCTAACCCTGTTGGTGTTCGTCGTGGAATCGAAAAGGCTGTTGAAGTAGCAGTAAATGAACTAAAAACGATTTCCAAGCCAATCGAAAGCAAAGAATCTATCGCTCAAGTAGCAGCAGTTTCTTCTGATGATGCAGAAGTAGGTAACCTTATTTCTGAAGCAATGGAACGTGTTGGTAACGATGGTGTTATTACCATTGAAGAATCAAAAGGTTTTAACACAGAGTTAGAAGTAGTAGAAGGTATGCAATTTGACCGTGGATATGCTTCTCCATACATGGTAACAGACCAAGACAAAATGGAAGCTGTTTTAGAAGATCCATACATTCTAATTACAGATAAGAAAATCGGTAACATTCAAGAAGTATTGCCTGTACTAGAGCAAGTTGTTCAGCAAGGTAAACCTTTATTGATGATCGCTGAAGATGTAGAAGGCGAAGCGTTAGCTACACTTGTTGTTAACAAATTACGTGGTACATTTAACGCAGTAGCTGTTAAAGCTCCTGGGTTCGGTGACCGTCGTAAAGCAATGCTTGAAGATATTGCTACACTAACGGGCGCTGAAGTTATTACAGAAGACCTTGGTCTAGATCTTAAGAGCGCTACAATGGATCAACTAGGTCGTGCTGCTAAAGTAGTAGTTACAAAAGAAAACACTACAATCGTAGAAGGTTCTGGAAATCCAGAAGCAATTTCTGCGCGTGTTGCACAAATCCGTGCGCAAGCTGAAGAAACAACTTCAGAATTTGATAAAGAAAAACTACAAGAGCGTCTAGCTAAGCTAGCTGGTGGAGTAGCAGTAGTGAAAGTTGGAGCTGCAACAGAAACCGAACTAAAAGAGCGTAAACTACGTATTGAAGATGCGCTAAACTCTACACGTGCTGCTGTACAAGAAGGTATTGTTGCTGGTGGTGGTACAGCATTCATGAATATTTACAACAAAGTAACTGAATTGAACCTTGAAGGAGACGAAGCAACTGGTGCTAACATTGTACGCCGTGCTATGGAAGAACCAGTACGTCAAATCGCACACAATGCTGGTCTTGAAGGATCTATCATTGTTGAGCGTCTAAAAGGTGAAAAAGTAGGTGTTGGTTACAACGCTGCTACTGGTGAGTGGGTAGATATGGTTGAAGCTGGTATCGTTGACCCAACAAAAGTTACTCGCTCTGCACTACAAAACGCTGCATCTGTAGCTGCAATGTTCTTAACGACAGAAGCGGTAGTCGCTGACAAGCCTGAAGAAGACGGCGGCGCTGGTGGCGGAATGCCTGATATGGGCGGCATGGGTGGAATGGGCGGCATGATGTAA
- a CDS encoding tyrosine-type recombinase/integrase, which produces MKKIIMRGYELTTPKTDGSIRLISMEQSVMDMLRKVVQENDKHKMQYRTLIEDYHDKGFVFARANGFPIVTKTILTRMNRLMRKTSIKKYATPHIFRHTHISMLAEAGVDIATIMKRVGHEDIDTTMQIYTHVTDKMKKDATEKISNLYGNILGKTTFLKNVRFL; this is translated from the coding sequence ATGAAAAAAATAATAATGCGTGGTTACGAACTAACAACTCCCAAAACAGATGGATCCATCCGCTTAATAAGCATGGAACAATCCGTTATGGACATGCTACGAAAAGTCGTTCAAGAAAACGATAAACATAAAATGCAATATAGAACTTTAATTGAAGACTATCACGACAAAGGTTTTGTATTCGCAAGAGCAAACGGGTTTCCTATTGTTACAAAGACAATTTTAACCAGAATGAATCGTCTCATGCGAAAAACAAGTATAAAAAAGTATGCTACACCTCACATTTTTAGACATACTCATATTAGTATGCTAGCCGAAGCTGGTGTTGATATTGCTACAATCATGAAGCGCGTTGGCCATGAAGATATTGATACTACTATGCAGATTTACACACATGTTACGGATAAAATGAAAAAGGATGCAACCGAAAAGATATCTAATCTTTACGGAAACATCCTTGGAAAAACAACTTTTTTAAAAAATGTGAGGTTTTTGTGA
- a CDS encoding DUF3231 family protein produces the protein MENNYNHIRLTSAEMGKLWVTYTGNTMAKCVLRYYLQHIDDKDIKKVVKNALNLSEKLVNKIKDIFIQENFPIPIGFTDQDVNLGAPRLFSDEFYLHYLKYTSKAGMSIYSIAIPIMTREDIRDFFIKTFNSAVNLLNEVNKILIAKGYYEKSPQIPTPDKVDFIKKQKYLNGFFGDIRSLHALEISHLHDNIENNVTSKCLLIGFSQVSQTEKVKKFFLRGKELTNKHIEASTQHLHKDNLPSLPLLDDLVSTSTYTPFSDKLMLWHKIDMFSMKIRSYANAISLNGRRDLGAMYVRFLKDIGLYVEDGTNIMIKYGWMEQPPEAVDRKELAMNKE, from the coding sequence ATGGAGAATAATTACAATCATATAAGATTAACATCTGCTGAAATGGGAAAACTTTGGGTAACTTATACAGGGAATACGATGGCCAAGTGCGTTCTTCGTTATTATCTTCAACATATCGATGATAAAGATATCAAAAAAGTTGTAAAAAATGCCTTAAATTTAAGTGAGAAGCTTGTGAATAAAATTAAAGATATATTTATTCAAGAAAATTTTCCTATACCTATAGGATTTACGGATCAAGATGTGAATTTAGGTGCTCCTAGGTTGTTTTCGGATGAATTTTATCTTCATTACTTGAAATACACTAGTAAAGCTGGAATGAGTATTTATTCGATTGCAATCCCTATAATGACAAGAGAAGATATAAGGGATTTTTTTATTAAAACGTTTAACTCCGCAGTAAATTTATTAAATGAGGTTAATAAAATATTAATCGCAAAAGGGTATTATGAAAAGTCTCCACAAATTCCAACACCAGACAAAGTTGATTTTATAAAAAAACAAAAATATTTAAATGGCTTTTTTGGAGATATAAGATCACTTCATGCATTAGAGATTTCACATCTTCACGATAATATTGAAAATAATGTGACAAGTAAATGTTTATTAATTGGTTTTAGTCAAGTATCCCAAACGGAGAAAGTTAAAAAGTTCTTTTTAAGAGGAAAGGAACTTACCAATAAACATATAGAGGCCAGTACACAACATCTACACAAAGATAACTTGCCATCTCTTCCGTTATTGGACGATCTGGTAAGTACTTCTACTTATACTCCTTTTTCGGATAAATTAATGTTGTGGCATAAAATAGATATGTTTTCCATGAAAATAAGATCGTATGCAAATGCTATTTCGCTTAATGGGAGGCGTGATCTTGGGGCGATGTATGTTCGGTTTCTAAAGGATATTGGACTGTATGTAGAGGACGGTACAAATATTATGATTAAATATGGGTGGATGGAGCAACCACCAGAAGCAGTTGATCGTAAAGAACTTGCGATGAATAAGGAATAG
- a CDS encoding YolD-like family protein, translating to MVNDRGTIKWTSIMMPEHIEMLQEMWKEQEHKEKPILDEQQQEEINTKLLMAGVNDLTVEIKYFNKHDFYKVKGKITSINKQNKYISIAGQHLPFECIMDVWIK from the coding sequence ATGGTTAATGATCGAGGTACAATAAAATGGACATCTATCATGATGCCAGAACATATTGAAATGCTACAGGAAATGTGGAAAGAACAAGAACATAAGGAAAAACCTATTTTGGATGAACAGCAGCAAGAGGAAATAAACACAAAATTACTGATGGCTGGAGTAAATGACTTAACTGTCGAAATAAAGTATTTCAATAAGCACGATTTTTATAAGGTAAAAGGTAAAATAACCAGTATCAATAAACAAAATAAATACATAAGCATTGCTGGACAGCATTTGCCTTTTGAGTGCATTATGGATGTGTGGATAAAATGA